TTGCCAGTTTAGTTGATGGCAACTTGGATTATTTGAACAActttgaaaatatgtaaaagatACCAGCATCGCACAAGCCACAATCTACAAAAGGTGAACCATCCAAGCCAACGGAGATGCATGAACGATGAGTCACTCTTTAAGCTGGTCAAAATGACACTATGAATCACTGCAAAGATAAATAGGCGTTATTAGATTGCAATCTATATGTACTGTTAACGGTCTAGCGACTATGGCGTGATACAAAAACCTCGTACAGTTTACATGTTTATGGGTATCTTTGTTTTGATATGCATAGTTGGAGTTCAAGAATTTAGTGATGTATGTCATGCAATTACTTACTACTACCACTTTTATTAAAGATGAGGATGACAATGTtgtaatagcaaaatgttgGTGGTAATTATGACACGGAATTCCCACCATTGTCACCACGGGACAGAGTTTTTTAGATGGAATGGTGGCCCCGAGAAGAGCTGAGATGGGAGAGGGGAACTAATGAAGCGACTATCAGTCGGTACTCATATTTATAGACTGCTAGCGTGCATAATAGAGTCCTCTGAATTTATTGCCGTTTATTAAAATCTGAGCAGTCAATTATAATGCGCTCGCTTAATACATGTTCGttgtagtataatattatatgtatgttttatattagcaaatttttatgttaaccatttattaccatattgttttaagatttgcatgttactatataaatactcaaaaaattattaatactcgtattgcatgattagttagtgacaaatatgatcgtttttgtattcaaaatattttattgtggcaacggttgacctaattattgtgcagccaatcaactgtAGATTTTTCCCTTGGTTTGCAATAATATTGCAAACCAATGTTACCAATGCAAACCAGGTTATATTATAACctttcagttttgttattgctgttgtgttactgcttggtgctgtgagatataacaccaataaagatactgcgttctttagctctgcttgattttcaaaagcaaatagtgTATAagattcttgtcactgtttctgactttagcattgtgatattagccagcgtatcacagctgcattcactataagtgctattgaccgaacatcaaaaattattgcgcttggcttacTAGGGTGTAACTGTTGAGAAAagacaccatcgagtctgtttatcggctcagccttgagtctgtttatcggctcacccacgagtctgtttatcggctcaccatcgagtttgtttattggctcacccacgagtctgtttatcggctcaccattgagtctgtttatcgactcactctcgagtctgtttatcggctcaccatcgagtctgtttatcggctcaccctcaagtctgtttatcggctcacccacgagtctgtttatcggctcaccatcgagtctgtttatcggctcacccacgagccTGTTCATCGACTCATCGAGTTTGCGTGAACGCACTCTTGAGTTTGGAGTCATCTATCCTTGTCTAGTACAATTTACTTCAATGTATtggtaaatattaatatatatactgtcAGATCACTTTGTGGGGCCCACTGATCAACCAGTTTTGGAGGAGTCAGAGCAATACTGCTACAAACAATTGGAGCTTGTAATATTGGTATCGTGTGCTGAGTAATACTTTTATatgttaatttaaaaatatattaaaaaagttGATGTGACAAAGCACTTTTGACATAGTCATCCTATTACCACCATATACATAGCAATACAATTATATCATGTTGATATGACAAAGCACTTCTGACATGGTCATCATATTACCACCATACACATAGCAATACAATTATATCATGTTGATGTGACAAAGCACTTCTGACATGATCATCATATTACCACCATACACATAGCAATACAATTATATCATGTTGATGTGACAAAGCACAATCACTACACATGCCTCAGCGCTGCCAACAGCCTCTGAATCACATTCTCAGTTTACTAGCTGCTGCCGCTATTGTAGTTGTAATAAGACTAATAATGCCATGTAAAGATCAAAATTCACTGATAGAATTTATTCTTCAAAGGACATGCCCTCCTAGGAATTCTCAGATTTTCTCCGCTGCCGGTGATGTCCTGTTTTTAGTAAAGACAACATGTTGTTCCATGCTTTTCTCTGGGTTCAATGTATACAAGCTTAGTTGGACATGAACAACCGGTTGCTACTAAACAACCATGGGAAGACAAATCAAGTGCAGTTATGAATATATGGTGATAAACCACCGAAACAGATCAGGCCATGTAGCGCaagggttcccaacctttttcacTCAATTTCCCTTTTGCCTTATCATAAATTTGATTTCCCCCCgcacttttaattcacatgactaaaaacaactgatacaaattataatcccatGTTATTGTATacatctaaacatataacaacaaatataaatttttatacatCATGCACACAtcacacaacaatacatgaccttcggcatggcgatgaattggtttatgactagcttagcttactatccaatcaaaatctggatAGATGTGTTCATATATATCTGGattctgactagtagctcattattagcaactagtgttatagataaaaccaaaatgttaaatgatgaaacccaaactcacacGACACTGCAAggcataaattaaaaatttaacaaactagacacctctctgttctcccccttgtatattcaaaatttcCCTTAGAGGGAATTCCTTCCTGGTAGGGAACCCCCGATGTAGGGGTTGATAAACCTTCCTTTGGCACAACactaaaaattatgaaatgtttttctGACTGCCTGTAATTAAAAATGCCATACAAAAAATTAACAAGAACGCATCGTGTACATGATAATGTATATATTCCAAATGATTATAACACGGTAAAAGGCATAACCGTAAATGCTTAATTATATGATTGCATAATTCAACTTTTGGAAGACTTCAAATGTTAATAAAACATTCTGAATGAAGTTATAAATAGCCTCAAAACATGATACAGTACAAAAGCAGAAAATTCCTTGCTGCATAGTAAAAAATATGATCAACTAACGCATCATGCCTCCCGCCattacaataacaaaaataaaatgcttttccATAAtgacatatatcattattgataataatcatcttttagtgtatatatatatatctactaaaGGTACTAAATGCCCAAGTTCACTACAAACAACATGTAGGCACTCATCTGAAGAGGTTCGTACGGGTGATTGAGAGGTCTGGTGCTAAGGTAACGGCTCGTACGTTGAATACTTCCCCCAACGAGAGAGTTCGCTTGTCGATTCATATATCATTTCAGAAGCATACTAAAAGAAAAACAGACAAAAACTGTCGCCATAAAGGAAATCATGCAGTAGGGACAACAAACTAGTGTCGCAATGATTTGTTTACAAGTGTAACGAGCCTTGAATAGCCTCTTAGCAAATAAATACATAGAGATCTAGATTCTCGCGTGATTATAGGATTGCTGTTGAAATGGGGTATTTATAGTTTTTGTCACTAGCAATCACCTTATACCTAGCAGTCTTTGTAGGTACTTCTACTTTGCATAATGAGCTACATGAAACCCAACACTTAATGTGGTAGAGTACGTTTCCATTTTCATTGACTAAGTTTAGTTGTATTAAATGTGTACACGTGTGGTTAGTAGACAGAAGCAAAGGAACAGTTTTTAAACTTTCCAATGACCTTTTCTTTTTGCAGCAGGTAAAACTACTAATTAAATATTCATAACATATGCAAATGACAAGGTCACCTGTGGCAGTGATGCCGGGATCAACAGGTGTAGCAATGTTGCTGAGTTTACATGCATTaatcatatacatacatgttgtTGACATATGTTATTTTATGATCTGTTATGATAAAGCATTACCTTACCAGCATTAAACTTttagatacatatatacataaggACTGAATCCGTTGTACAACTCAAAAATAGAATACTGTGCAACCCCAGGTTACCATGTACTTGTTATAAAGTTTTTTCGCCTTGCGCTGTCACATACGATGTCTTTCAGTCCCTGCTGTATGACATTTTTCTCGGCatatgacatcaacaaaaatttctcttgagattcaaatttggcagtcgatgtGCTGCATACGTcggaataacaaagatgccgatatgctattaattaaaatttctcCCACAATGCTTGAAAGAGATACATACGATGCTCACACTCTCTCTCCATTCAgcattattcattattagttataGTGAAAAAGAAACCGGAAATAGATAactgataaaacttttaaaagttaaagtgtagtaaaatacattctacaacttagctttaagtgtgtgtttagtaagctaaattcatctaAGTTATATTATAACTTTATGTTATAAGTCTGTCTTGATAGTAAGAACTCTCTATAGTAAGGTACTGCACATTATACATTgtaatgtaacattttattgcacttcataaccactaaatatacCAACTACACTAAATTtactactgtaggtaactatagttactaaaaataacatactattttgttaataatttttcgTATGTACAAAACgtatatgaaattttgatgttttttaccaggTGTTtaggaggtgtttgcattaattgaataattactaagggtttctatacccctctatatggTATCTTTGCCTAAGGATGCCAACACCAGAACAAATTAATGTCGTATAGCGGAGGTCCATTGTACAGTTAATTATAGACATTAGAATAATACATACAAAGAGTGCCTGGTTGAAACTTGTCAAATTGTCCATATATCCACCCAGTCTCCTGATGCTGGTAACATGCAGAGCCCAAATCTTAAACAGCCTGATTACGAAGCATTGGCAAGTTCCCAACTAAAAACTTTTTCTAGTCAATTCAAAAAGTTCATATTATTGAGTCAATCATGCTAACATATTTACAACAACgtaaattttttgaaacaatATCAGAACACAATCAGGTAGCATAAACTCGACAAAATTAAACTAACATTTGCATTTGTAAACAAGAACTATAGGCTTGAGTTATTCAACCGTATTTAAGGCAAATTAAAAACTGCCTTTTCAAAAGCAAGgattatatttgaaaaatatattaagTGTTTTAGATAACCACAGGCGTTGAATTCACGCACATCTATTCGTGCATGAGTTCTAATAATAACAGACTAGTTTTGAACGAACACTTTGAAAAATTATGGGAGAATTGgtacatttttcattaaatattgaATCAAGTTGttattgtaatttttattattgtaagcaTTTTTTTATCTTCATATAATAAGAGCTGTCCgaaggttaaaggttaaaaaAGACTGCTTTCAAAGAGATTCAACCTCACGACTTTCGGCTTGGTTGACCATCACTCCACCACCCAGTATTATTTGTATGCGTAGTTATTACATCTGATCTCTCACGTCACACTACACTGACACGATGCTAGTAACAATAAAACAGAACAACACTAGTATTTTCAAGGAGTATGAATTCTGTCTGGAAAGTTGTGTTTGACCAATTCGACTAACTTGACAACATAAAATTACTAGAGCACTCCAACTAACCTGTTCAAAGCACGCGATATTGAGCTTGCCAAACTGCAGATACGACCTGTCCGTGCAGTCTCTATCTATGTAAGGAGGCAATGCCCATGCTGTCTGACCTCCTGGGTTACGGAAATAGAGCATGTTGAGTGTGTCAGCGCATGTAGACCGGTGCACACTCCAGCTGTAAGCATAACAACAGTTCATGTAGACCGGTGCACACTCCAGCTGTAAGTATAACAACAGTTCACGTAGACCGATGCACACTCCAGCTGTAAGTATAACAACAGCGCGTGTAGACCGGTGCACACTCCAGCTGTAAGTATAACAACAGTTCATGTAGACCGGTGCACACTCCAGCTGTAAGTATAACAACAGTTCATGTAGACCGGTGCACACTCCAGCTGTAAGTATAACAACAGCTTATATAATGATTTTTATTGCTACGTGTAAACATCTGCAGCATTCGTTAAAAAGTCATGACATGTTTTTGAGCTGTGGagcaaataaaacaaattacagtgtatttaaataaaagtttttgacCCAACATACAaatgttttaacatacaaagtgAATTCTGGAACGAACTAAATTCTTTATGTAGACGTTTGAAGCCTACAGATATTCTGCACACCCTAGTACTCAGACAACTTCACTCTTAGGTTAAAGTACAAACAAAGGTCAGCAGGCATCCTTCCTTTGGAAGGTGTCGTAACTTCATTGAGTTACAGCCAGCAACTGAAGCTATGATAGCTCATTGATACATATCCTGTCACCGGGTAGCCATAATAGAACTATGGTTACTTGGTGACTTGAAGCACTTGACTTGCTGCAAGTCAAGCCCCTTCTGCAGTGTAGAACCAAACTATTGTCACACAGATAACTACAGTTTAACTTCATCAATCAAAACGTAACAGACGGTAAtaacattaatatttaatataattctaTGATCAACGAGAAATCTTTTTTACCTCTGCCACAAACTGGCCCAcagctagcctgtcttgacaaactgttgtttttgcagagttgtcccccgtcgagcggagTGAGCAAACAACAGCTTGgcacaatacgcactgcacctgatgcatcagctgcactgaaagggaatTGTTCTCATCTGTCTATGCGACTTGGCTGTGATGTTATGTCGGtggctccattggtaatcataacgcaTTATggcccaaaaatttatgtagaaaaaaacaagataaaaacgtttaactagaaaccagtctctgcggtaaactttagtagaacttagtGATGTTAAAATAGCCAAGTGACACGGGAGAAGAAGCAAATTGCGAGACGAGATAGAGACAATATTGACGTACCAAACGCATGTAGATTATTCCCAAGCACAAGGGCTACAACCTGTTAGTCTGCAGCTCATTATACAACACAACAACTTCAGAAAACTGTTTCCTGTGTATTCAAGGAGAGTATCTCGCTTAGAAACAAATAAGTTGCAATACTTTATTGTTATCAAGACTTGTGCAGTGTAACATGACATCACAAATgggtaaatataatattaacgATCTGATCTGGTGGAAGCACTATATATCGGCTCACTCTTGCTGTAGCAATAAATAGTTCTTTAGAAATATGATCATATTGACAATATCTTCCTCAGTGCGATTTCGCTTCTTAGAAATAATGTCTCCAGCTTTCCCGCACAAAAAGACAACTCCTGTGCTGTCTCGATTTATTGTTTAGACCAGACCTCCACAAGATCGTGTCTCGGCTAAAGCATTTTCGAAACCTTGAGACAAAAGTCTTGTTTCGAGCATCACTATATACACGTGGATCAATTTTAATGGAATGCAGATACACGTGGATCAATTTTTCTGGAATGCAGATACACATGGACCGATTTTAGTGGAATCCGAATACATGTGGATCAATTTTAGTGGAATGCAGATACACATGGACCGAGTTTAGTGGAATCCAGATACACGTGGACCAAAAATAGTAGAAATTACCAACTAAACTCAAAGCTTACAATTTAGGAAGAGCGGTTACTTTTATTGGCAATCCACATCTACAGAGCTTCTCCCTTTCATCAGTCTGGACAGGAGGAGTCGCAGATTCAGTTTCCATACTGTCATTACTCGCTACAAACAATGACCAGCCCGGTGAGTTCAACTATTTATCCAAGGCAAGCAACTGAATAGTATTTCTGTCCAACCTGCAGCCGCTGGTAGAAGGCCCGTCAGATTCAATCAAAATCGCGTAGCAAAACAAGGACCTCACGTGAAGGTCATTGAGTAAAAATTTCTCATATTGAGCCAAGGACTCTGTACAGGGAGTATCAGTGGCTAATTCTTTTAATGTTGGCAACAGTAAACAAGAAGAATAAATGACCCAATTGTAACTTCAAAATAGgttttttcaactaaaaaatATCAACAATCAACAGAACAACTTATTGAaccaatctttactataataagagccgtgcctGTCCAGCCATAGCCACTCTGCGAATGTTAGGAAGAAGATGGCCTCAcctgggatttgaactcaaatcTTCCATTAAGCAGTCAGGCACACTACTAACTGTACCACCCTACCACCTTTTCCCATctaggaataattgtgcacgcACTTATTATATGTGATGATGTTTCACAGCGCACGGTACTGTCAGCGTACTGGTATTTATAAATCCCGTTTCCAtattttttggctgatttcatcCAACTTTCACAAGCATATGCTCCGTGCATTGCCACAGTTTGCCAaatatatttggttttaaactctgtctggttccaGAGAACCAGCCTCTCAAACACCGACCTGGGGAATATcgaactaaaaataaaagaaatcctGGACACCACCAGGCTTACTGCAAGCCAATAATAATCGTTGACCAGATGTGAAACGGAAATCGGATAGAAAAGGTCCAGGGGCGGATCTACTGTGgtgcatatggtgcaaatgcaccaccataaatatggcaaaaaattaaaaaaaaaagatttaaaatccatcaagaattgagtaaattacaATTCATTTCACTGAGAACTTGCTTTGGGAGGAAATGAACAAACACGGCCTAGTAGAGTTCGTTATAATGAATCAGTTTTAATAACTTTGacctgaatttgtttagcttataaacaaatgagagtggtcccaataaacatcaccaattgagccacaactttttcgaaagaagtactacaagcaattttaaaagcaaaatggcTCAAAAAAAGGTAAAGAACGAATTTTGGATCATTTTTTTCAACGAAAaaacaacaattcaaaaaaGTATGCCTTAATATGCctgttttataatagcatcgttatgtagctaatactacaaaacattttttatggtagTTTGCAGAAATGATGGCTAATTTCTGCACAGCCAAACCAAATGGCTATTGAGGTTTTATGattgattttgtcttgattttattttattgcataaatgtttgttaactttctgtttacatgtaatcttgatatacatagtataaggaacattataaaacaccaacttaattaatcatatctaatgtcaatttttacctctaaacttcTTGTTTTctgcaaataaatgattacacttttttgggctcaaacacacctctccttcattctaagatgcctAAAATTCAAAGAGTTCCACTAGCGCGGGGCCAGGTAAGGGGGTCGCCCTGCGCACTACCTCCATCTCtagatatattacacaaattttgcaccacaCACTTTTTTCCTAGATCCGCCCCTGAGGTCTCTTAGGAATTGACGGTGtcagttattttttattagtaacgAAGAATGGATGAAGGCTGATTGAGATAATTTCATCAAACAATAGCTGACAGCTCGCCCTCGGTTAATAGTAAACATGTGACAGACCGTGCAGTAATATAAGTTCTAGTCAAAGCATTAACAACTACCAGAATGTAGACTCCCCTCAACTGCCAGAATTACAGCCAATTACAACAGCCAATTACAACAGCCAATTACAACAGCCAGTTACAACAGCCAATTACAACAGCCAGTTACAACAGCCAATTACAACAGCCAATTACAACAGCCAATTACAACAGCCAATTACAACAGCCAATTACAACAGCCAATTACAACAGCCAATTACAACAGCCAATTACAACAGCCAATTACAACCGCCAATTACAACCGCCAATTACTGTACAACAGCCAATTACAACAGCCAATTACAACAGCCAATTACAACAGCCAgttacaacagccaattataacCGCCAATTACAACCGCCAATTACAACAGCCAATTACAACAGCCAATTACAACAGCCAATTACAACAGCCAATTACAACAGCCAATTACAACAGCCAATTACAACCACCAATTACAACAGCCAATTACAACAGCCAATTACAACAGCCAATTACAACAGCCAATTACAACAGCCAATTACAACAGCCAATTACAACAGCCAATTACAACCACCAATTACAACAGCCAATTACAACAGCCAATTACAACAGCCAATTACAACAGTCAATTACAACAGCCAATTACAACAGCCAATTACAACAGCCAATTACAACCACCAATTACAACAGCCAATTACAACAGTCAATTACAACAGCCAATTACAACAGCCAATTACAACAGCCAATTACAACAGCCAGAATGTCATCAGTACCAAATGATCTAATGCAAAAATCCCGAAAACATTAGAACTGGTAGGGGTTAACGTaccgctggaatctgagctacGAGGAGTCACGGCATTCCGTCGTGGTAGTGGAATAGGCTGGAGTTGTCTTCGCTGCAATGGCAATGTTCTACTTCTTGGGGGTGGCGTTGGTTGCGCAGTTCGAGGGATTCTCTGCGATACCGAAGATTGAATGCAGGCTGGTCTTGCAGCTCTAGATTGTGCACAGCCTGTAGATTCGCCATTATCGACATCTTCCGATTCAATCGGATTGTACTCGTACACAGGCTGCAAGGTTAGTAGAGGAAAATGAGTGACATTCTACAGGAGCAAGCAGACCAAGTGTAGGATCATGAGCCAGAGTGTTGTTAGATTATACAGCTGAGTGAACTCTCTCTGATACCCGAAAGAAACATTAACTATTTAAAATGCTTCAATAGAGGTCATCATGGACACTTTTAGTTATGTTAGCCTAACAATAGCTTGTCATTGGCGTACTATAAAACTTTTACATTGTAACATTAGAGTAGGCTAGTTTATGCTACTTTAGTGTTTTTgctaaacttgaaaaaataaaacatacgaaatgtttttttttttcgtatttatttttttatttcgtattttcatgattttagatgcaatatctttatttatatatctaaaTCTTAGTCATTGACTATACAACCTTGGTCTgtcatctgtccagttatagccatacAGTTTTAGCAACGAAAAATCTCCTTTGTGCTGGATTAGAACTCGTGACATCCAAATCACAGTCTACTAACAAGCATGCGTAACCACAAAGCTAAGCAGTTCTTATCACACCCTTCGCTactaccatataccgtatctcTTTCTCACGATTGTAAACACTAaatgtgtactttttattattaatcaatATTACCTTTAAGGcttgttattttaaaaaaaattttttaaaagctaatttttttaccaccacctattttttaatttggaattttcaaatgtgccattttaatttcaaa
Above is a window of Watersipora subatra chromosome 3, tzWatSuba1.1, whole genome shotgun sequence DNA encoding:
- the LOC137390255 gene encoding uncharacterized protein isoform X1 codes for the protein MAGADQNSPRREPVEHTMEEPFNLQRYVFSQAQELDCYWPDYNAEMSQAVLQADNIENGTYILRPSRTIDEAKNKFITLSIRMDFPNERNKVWHFPVIVGVEKNGEGPPTVHFSLTQTGSTTSHTLSQLLQYHHARPLRGGGLPSICRVVQGLPYRNLREVARTIESLNINVTSKSTSRSAKTRPVYEYNPIESEDVDNGESTGCAQSRAARPACIQSSVSQRIPRTAQPTPPPRSRTLPLQRRQLQPIPLPRRNAVTPRSSDSSASNDSMETESATPPVQTDEREKLCRCGLPIKVTALPKFWSVHRSTCADTLNMLYFRNPGGQTAWALPPYIDRDCTDRSYLQFGKLNIACFEQYASEMIYESTSELSRWGKYSTYEPLP
- the LOC137390255 gene encoding uncharacterized protein isoform X2, giving the protein MAGADQNSPRREPVEHTMEEPFNLQRYVFSQAQELDCYWPDYNAEMSQAVLQADNIENGTYILRPSRTIDEAKNKFITLSIRMDFPNERNKVWHFPVIVGVEKNGEGPPTVHFSLTQTGSTTSHTLSQLLQYHHARPLRGGGLPSICRVVQGLPYRNLREVARTIESLNINVTSKSTPVYEYNPIESEDVDNGESTGCAQSRAARPACIQSSVSQRIPRTAQPTPPPRSRTLPLQRRQLQPIPLPRRNAVTPRSSDSSASNDSMETESATPPVQTDEREKLCRCGLPIKVTALPKFWSVHRSTCADTLNMLYFRNPGGQTAWALPPYIDRDCTDRSYLQFGKLNIACFEQYASEMIYESTSELSRWGKYSTYEPLP